The Paenibacillus sp. FSL R7-0204 genome includes a region encoding these proteins:
- the comER gene encoding late competence protein ComER: MKVGFIGTGSMGSLLIDTFLRSGALDPCDVMASNRSPGRLMELKKLHPGITLCSGNIEAASESDLVFLCVKPLQFKRVTDEIAPYLRSDQIVVSITSPVQLYHLESALPSKVAKIIPSITHSVRGGSSLCIFGSRLNNKDRLLLLQLFSCIGVPEEIPEGHTRIASDFSSCGPAFLSYFLERWIEAAVEATGIDEALVTRLAGEMLLGTGKLLTEGSFTPQELQERVAVRGGITAQALNHLQTSLEGVFERLITTTHDKYDEDVEKLDELFGLGSIAQSRLDR; encoded by the coding sequence ATGAAAGTGGGATTTATTGGAACAGGCAGCATGGGAAGTCTGCTGATCGACACCTTCCTTCGGTCGGGAGCCCTTGATCCATGTGATGTGATGGCCAGCAACCGCAGCCCGGGCAGGCTGATGGAGTTGAAGAAGCTTCATCCCGGAATCACCCTATGCTCCGGCAATATCGAAGCCGCCTCGGAGAGCGACCTCGTGTTCCTGTGCGTCAAGCCTTTGCAGTTCAAGCGGGTAACCGATGAGATCGCTCCTTATCTGCGCAGCGACCAGATTGTTGTATCTATTACAAGCCCTGTGCAGCTCTACCATCTGGAATCGGCCCTGCCCTCCAAGGTGGCCAAAATCATTCCCAGCATCACCCATTCCGTCAGAGGCGGGAGTTCGCTGTGCATTTTCGGAAGCCGATTAAATAATAAAGACAGGCTCCTGCTGCTCCAGCTATTCTCCTGCATTGGAGTTCCTGAGGAAATTCCTGAGGGTCATACGCGGATTGCCTCAGATTTCTCCAGCTGCGGTCCGGCCTTTCTGAGCTATTTCCTGGAGCGGTGGATTGAAGCGGCTGTGGAAGCAACTGGCATCGACGAAGCCCTGGTTACCCGGCTGGCGGGTGAGATGCTGCTGGGTACGGGCAAGCTGCTGACCGAAGGCTCGTTCACCCCGCAGGAGCTGCAGGAGCGGGTTGCCGTCCGCGGGGGCATTACCGCGCAAGCCCTGAATCACTTGCAGACTAGTCTGGAGGGGGTATTTGAACGTCTGATTACCACCACACATGACAAATATGATGAGGATGTGGAAAAGCTCGACGAGCTGTTCGGCCTCGGCAGCATCGCCCAGAGCCGACTCGACCGCTAG
- the leuS gene encoding leucine--tRNA ligase, giving the protein MSDNIGYRAQTIEPKWQKFWDENKTFKTSEESGKPKFYALDMFPYPSGAGLHVGHPEGYTATDIVSRFKRMRGYNVLHPMGWDAFGLPAEQYAMDTGQHPRDITFKNIDNFRRQIKSLGFSYDWDREISTTDPGYYKWTQWIFIQLYNRGLAYVAEVSVNWCEALGTVLANEEVIDGKSERGGHPVVRRPMRQWILKITEYADRLLEDLEELDWEESIKDMQRNWIGKSTGAEVTFAIEGHEAVLEVFTTRPDTLFGASYCVLAPEHKLVDAITTEEQKAAVAEYRDKASRKSDLERTDLAKEKSGVFTGAYAINPVNGAQVPIWIADYVLAGYGTGAIMAVPGHDARDWEFAKQFGLNIIEVVQGGNIEEEAYSGDGPHVNSGFLDGLSNTEAMAQMIAWLEEKGSGKGKVTYRLRDWLFSRQRYWGEPIPILHLEDGTMKTVPVDQLPLVLPDVDAIKPSGTGESPLANVTEWVETVDPETGMKARRETNTMPQWAGSCWYYLRYIDPHNDQELCSPEKQKEWLPVDLYIGGAEHAVLHLLYARFWHKVLYDIGVVDTKEPFHKLVNQGMILGNNNEKMSKSRGNVINPDEIVEAYGADTLRVYEMFMGPLEATKPWNEKGVEGIHRFLSRVWRLFVNEDGSLSAKITEGGGTDEFKRTWHKTLKKVTEDFELLRFNTAISQLMIFINDAYKQESLSKEAAEHFVQMLSPLAPHIAEELWELLGHEGSISYVAWPAYDEALTVDAEVEIVVQVNGKIVQRALIPADMGQQEMQDHALALPNVKAAVEGKTVRKIIAVPGKLVNIVVG; this is encoded by the coding sequence ATGAGCGACAATATTGGATACCGCGCCCAGACCATCGAGCCGAAATGGCAGAAATTCTGGGACGAGAACAAGACCTTTAAGACAAGTGAAGAATCAGGCAAGCCGAAGTTCTACGCCCTGGATATGTTCCCGTACCCTTCCGGCGCAGGACTGCACGTAGGCCACCCGGAAGGCTATACCGCCACTGACATCGTATCCCGCTTCAAGCGGATGCGCGGCTACAACGTGCTGCACCCGATGGGCTGGGATGCCTTCGGACTTCCGGCAGAGCAATATGCGATGGATACCGGCCAGCATCCGCGTGACATTACCTTCAAGAACATTGACAATTTCCGCCGCCAGATCAAGTCGCTGGGCTTCTCCTACGACTGGGACCGCGAAATCAGCACGACCGATCCGGGGTACTACAAGTGGACGCAGTGGATTTTCATCCAGCTGTATAACCGTGGACTGGCTTATGTGGCCGAAGTATCGGTGAACTGGTGCGAGGCGCTGGGAACGGTTCTTGCGAATGAAGAAGTCATCGACGGCAAAAGCGAGCGAGGCGGCCATCCCGTCGTCCGCAGACCGATGCGCCAGTGGATTCTGAAAATTACCGAATACGCCGACCGTCTGCTGGAGGATCTGGAGGAGCTGGACTGGGAAGAGAGCATCAAGGATATGCAGCGCAACTGGATCGGCAAATCGACCGGTGCTGAGGTAACCTTTGCCATTGAGGGGCATGAGGCTGTGCTTGAAGTGTTCACTACCCGTCCCGATACCCTGTTCGGAGCAAGCTATTGCGTACTCGCACCGGAGCATAAGCTGGTGGATGCCATTACCACGGAGGAGCAGAAGGCCGCCGTTGCCGAATACCGCGACAAGGCTTCCCGCAAGAGCGATCTGGAACGCACGGATCTGGCGAAGGAGAAAAGCGGTGTATTCACCGGCGCGTATGCCATTAATCCGGTGAACGGCGCGCAGGTGCCAATCTGGATTGCCGATTACGTGCTGGCCGGCTACGGAACCGGAGCGATTATGGCCGTTCCGGGCCATGATGCCCGCGACTGGGAATTCGCCAAGCAGTTCGGCCTGAACATCATCGAAGTGGTGCAGGGCGGCAATATCGAAGAAGAAGCCTACTCCGGTGACGGTCCGCATGTCAATTCGGGATTCCTTGACGGTCTGTCCAATACTGAAGCGATGGCTCAGATGATCGCCTGGCTGGAAGAGAAGGGCAGCGGCAAGGGCAAAGTGACCTACCGCCTGCGCGACTGGCTGTTCAGCCGCCAGCGTTACTGGGGCGAGCCGATTCCGATTCTGCACCTGGAAGACGGCACGATGAAGACCGTGCCTGTGGATCAGCTGCCGCTGGTTCTGCCGGATGTAGATGCGATCAAGCCATCGGGCACCGGTGAATCTCCGCTGGCGAATGTGACCGAGTGGGTGGAGACAGTTGATCCCGAGACCGGCATGAAGGCCCGCCGTGAGACCAACACCATGCCGCAATGGGCCGGCAGCTGCTGGTACTACCTGCGCTATATCGATCCGCATAACGATCAGGAGCTGTGTTCACCGGAGAAGCAGAAGGAATGGCTGCCGGTTGACCTGTACATCGGCGGAGCGGAGCATGCAGTGCTTCACCTGCTGTATGCCCGCTTCTGGCATAAGGTACTCTATGATATCGGCGTAGTCGATACCAAGGAGCCGTTCCACAAGCTGGTCAACCAGGGAATGATCCTGGGGAACAACAACGAGAAGATGAGTAAATCGCGCGGCAATGTCATTAACCCGGATGAGATCGTAGAAGCTTACGGGGCAGATACCCTGCGCGTCTATGAGATGTTCATGGGACCGCTGGAGGCCACCAAGCCTTGGAACGAGAAGGGTGTCGAAGGCATTCACCGCTTCCTCTCCCGCGTATGGCGCCTGTTCGTGAATGAAGACGGCAGCCTCAGCGCGAAGATTACAGAGGGCGGCGGCACGGATGAATTCAAACGCACCTGGCATAAGACGCTGAAGAAGGTCACCGAGGATTTCGAACTGCTGCGCTTCAATACGGCGATCAGCCAGCTGATGATCTTCATCAATGACGCTTATAAGCAGGAGAGTCTGTCCAAGGAAGCAGCTGAACATTTCGTGCAGATGCTGTCCCCGCTGGCACCGCATATTGCCGAAGAGCTGTGGGAACTGCTGGGCCATGAAGGAAGCATCAGCTATGTCGCTTGGCCGGCCTATGATGAAGCCTTGACTGTAGATGCTGAGGTTGAGATCGTGGTTCAGGTGAACGGTAAAATCGTCCAGCGCGCGCTGATTCCGGCGGATATGGGCCAGCAGGAGATGCAGGACCACGCCCTGGCCCTGCCGAATGTGAAGGCGGCCGTCGAAGGCAAAACCGTACGCAAAATCATTGCCGTTCCCGGCAAGCTGGTAAATATCGTAGTGGGTTAA
- the bglS gene encoding beta-glucanase: MTLLLAGLLTGAPSVSAATVFDEPLTYFNPATWQKADGYSNGSMFNCTWRANNISFTSGGQLRLALTSPSNNKFDGAEYRSVYKYGYGKYEVSMKPAKNSGIVSSFFTYTGPSDGTPWDEIDIEFLGKDTTKVQFNYYTNGVGGHEQIVNLGFDASQSYHTYAFDWQPGYIKWYVDGVLKHTATSNIPSRPGKIMMNLWNGTGVDSWLGSYNGANPLYAYYDWLKFTGN, translated from the coding sequence ATGACCCTGCTGCTCGCCGGTCTGCTGACAGGAGCTCCGTCCGTTTCGGCGGCCACCGTCTTTGATGAGCCTCTGACTTACTTCAACCCCGCAACCTGGCAAAAAGCAGACGGATACTCGAACGGCTCCATGTTCAATTGTACCTGGCGTGCGAATAATATCTCATTCACCAGTGGCGGACAGCTTCGTCTGGCCCTGACCAGTCCCAGCAATAATAAATTTGACGGCGCGGAATACCGCTCTGTCTACAAGTACGGCTACGGCAAATACGAGGTCAGCATGAAGCCGGCCAAGAACAGCGGGATCGTCTCCTCCTTCTTCACCTACACCGGGCCTTCAGACGGGACACCTTGGGATGAGATCGATATTGAGTTCCTCGGCAAGGACACCACCAAGGTCCAGTTCAACTATTACACCAATGGCGTTGGCGGCCATGAGCAGATTGTCAATCTTGGCTTTGATGCTTCCCAGAGCTATCATACGTACGCCTTCGACTGGCAGCCGGGTTATATTAAATGGTATGTGGACGGGGTCTTGAAGCATACGGCCACCAGCAACATCCCCTCCCGGCCCGGTAAAATCATGATGAACCTCTGGAACGGAACGGGAGTGGATTCCTGGCTCGGTTCCTATAACGGGGCGAACCCGCTGTACGCCTATTACGATTGGCTGAAATTCACAGGCAACTAA
- a CDS encoding ComEC/Rec2 family competence protein — translation MNRRPLLSFTVCWVAGSAAGCLFSGHSLLFCLAVMLLLPVVWAVSGGIRWRAAALLVMGLIVSALYWEYSEVRNVSLLPGVLGQPVSELNEAYVTAAGVIASPVERDGDRVDFVVKLSGIRLHQQGEQSAAEGEEGKKAKVFNPNLAAETDAAGAVEKKQAKGELVAIQIKLQEESEIAVAAQWQRGDQVVIEGELIRPQITRNFGGFDYRSYLLTQKIHWLLKGEGITSVEAKPPISWEPSTILRWNDKARSVLGAEMSRLFQEPHAGYMKGLVIGIQKELDPETFRQFSQLGLTHILAISGMHVAVYVGVILILLRRCRLTRETALTVTLLLVPVYVLLSGAGPSVIRAGIMSMIALLAARLGMLKDGLNILAASALMMLVWNPYLLLSVSFQLSFLVTAGLMVYTPLAAPLFRRLPGWLGSSLSVTIIAQLVSFPLTIYYFNQFSLLSVVANLLLVPFITFLVLPLGTLVLMLGRVWNAAALLIAQLAELLNNATFAVVEWVNSFTSGVLIWASPSILWICLYYCLLYGLLHMLKRRTEAKLVPQFMDDETRPLAELERAEPRGKGRWKIGRNVNSKYGNTTNQPDLLSTANSRIAALAFQSYPQSSLSRWSYLVVILCVVGLTILLYKGYNAETLRDGSGSISYLDIGQGDSSLITTPGGAHILVDGGGTVSFGNREEWRIRRSPFEVGAKTLLPLLKQRGIHRLDAVILTHGDQDHAGGLQAVLEGMPVSAMLFNGTLADTEPYSKLMTTALDAGVRLYPVQQAMTLAPDEATRLNFLWPEPPADGQTLPEKVEDQNHESVVFRLEMNGRSFLFTGDMDEAAEEAILHFASQSGIKQGNPIDVLKVAHHGSKTATSVDWLAFWNPGAAVISAGVNNLYGHPHGIVLERLSDTGTRVYRTDQQGEIQLRVGKEGITVRHQLTSYSD, via the coding sequence ATGAACAGAAGGCCGTTACTAAGCTTCACGGTTTGCTGGGTGGCGGGAAGTGCCGCAGGTTGTTTGTTCTCTGGCCACAGTCTGCTGTTCTGCCTCGCCGTGATGCTGTTGCTGCCTGTAGTCTGGGCGGTGAGCGGCGGCATACGCTGGAGGGCGGCAGCGTTGTTGGTTATGGGATTGATTGTGTCGGCCCTATACTGGGAATATAGTGAGGTACGAAATGTGAGTCTGTTGCCTGGTGTGCTGGGGCAACCGGTGAGCGAACTGAATGAGGCTTATGTAACAGCTGCAGGCGTTATTGCTTCTCCGGTGGAGCGGGACGGGGACCGGGTTGATTTTGTCGTGAAGCTGTCCGGGATCAGATTGCATCAGCAAGGGGAACAGTCTGCAGCGGAAGGAGAAGAAGGAAAGAAGGCAAAGGTATTCAATCCGAATCTTGCGGCAGAGACAGATGCAGCGGGAGCCGTGGAGAAGAAACAAGCTAAAGGTGAACTTGTAGCTATACAGATCAAGCTCCAGGAGGAGAGTGAGATTGCGGTGGCTGCGCAGTGGCAGCGGGGAGACCAGGTGGTCATTGAGGGGGAATTGATACGGCCCCAGATAACGCGCAACTTCGGCGGATTCGACTACCGTTCCTATCTGCTCACCCAAAAGATTCACTGGCTGCTTAAAGGGGAGGGAATAACCAGTGTAGAGGCTAAACCTCCAATCTCGTGGGAACCATCCACTATTCTGCGCTGGAATGATAAGGCAAGATCTGTGCTCGGTGCAGAAATGAGCCGCTTATTTCAGGAGCCTCATGCGGGTTATATGAAGGGTCTTGTCATCGGCATCCAAAAGGAACTGGACCCGGAGACCTTCAGACAGTTCTCGCAGCTCGGGCTCACCCATATCCTGGCCATTTCGGGGATGCATGTAGCGGTGTACGTCGGAGTAATCCTAATTCTTCTGCGCCGCTGCCGCTTGACCAGAGAAACCGCACTGACGGTGACCCTGCTGCTGGTTCCTGTCTATGTGCTGCTGTCCGGGGCCGGACCGTCTGTGATCCGCGCCGGGATCATGAGCATGATTGCCCTGCTGGCGGCAAGGCTGGGCATGCTCAAGGATGGACTGAATATTCTGGCCGCATCGGCCCTGATGATGCTGGTCTGGAATCCTTATCTGCTGCTTAGTGTCAGCTTTCAGCTGTCTTTTCTGGTGACGGCCGGACTCATGGTGTATACACCGCTCGCTGCGCCGCTATTCAGGCGGTTACCGGGCTGGCTGGGCAGCAGCCTCTCGGTAACGATTATTGCTCAACTGGTCTCGTTCCCGCTGACGATCTATTATTTCAACCAATTCTCGCTGTTATCCGTTGTGGCCAATCTGCTCTTGGTTCCCTTTATCACCTTCCTGGTGTTGCCACTGGGAACGCTGGTACTGATGCTTGGACGGGTATGGAATGCCGCAGCACTGTTGATCGCTCAACTGGCGGAGCTGCTCAATAACGCTACCTTTGCAGTCGTAGAGTGGGTGAACAGCTTCACCTCCGGGGTGCTGATCTGGGCATCGCCGTCAATCCTGTGGATCTGCCTCTACTACTGCCTGTTATATGGTTTGTTACACATGTTGAAACGGAGGACTGAGGCCAAGCTTGTTCCCCAGTTCATGGACGATGAGACCCGCCCGCTGGCGGAGCTGGAGAGGGCGGAACCGAGAGGTAAAGGCCGGTGGAAGATCGGCAGAAACGTCAATAGCAAATATGGAAACACCACCAACCAGCCAGATTTGCTATCTACTGCGAACAGCAGAATAGCGGCGCTGGCTTTCCAATCTTACCCTCAATCAAGCCTATCACGATGGAGTTATCTTGTAGTCATACTGTGCGTTGTAGGCCTGACCATTCTGCTCTACAAAGGCTATAACGCCGAAACTCTACGCGACGGCTCCGGTTCCATCAGCTACCTGGATATAGGTCAGGGGGACAGCAGCCTGATTACCACTCCGGGCGGAGCTCATATCTTGGTGGATGGCGGCGGGACCGTGAGCTTCGGCAACCGGGAGGAATGGCGTATCCGCCGCAGCCCGTTCGAGGTTGGAGCGAAGACGCTGCTGCCGCTCTTGAAGCAGCGGGGCATTCACCGGCTTGACGCGGTTATCCTGACGCATGGCGATCAGGACCATGCCGGAGGGCTGCAGGCTGTGCTGGAAGGGATGCCGGTATCGGCAATGCTGTTTAACGGGACATTGGCTGACACGGAGCCGTACTCCAAGCTGATGACGACTGCGCTGGACGCGGGTGTCCGGCTGTATCCGGTACAGCAGGCCATGACGCTGGCCCCGGACGAGGCCACGCGGCTGAACTTCCTCTGGCCGGAGCCGCCAGCGGATGGACAGACCCTGCCGGAGAAAGTGGAAGACCAGAACCACGAATCGGTGGTGTTCCGGCTGGAGATGAACGGCCGGAGCTTTCTTTTCACAGGAGATATGGATGAGGCGGCAGAGGAAGCCATCCTACATTTCGCAAGTCAATCCGGGATTAAGCAAGGCAACCCCATCGACGTCCTCAAGGTCGCCCACCACGGCAGCAAAACCGCTACCAGTGTAGACTGGCTCGCCTTCTGGAACCCGGGGGCCGCTGTGATCTCAGCGGGTGTGAATAACCTCTATGGCCATCCGCACGGGATCGTGCTGGAGCGCCTGTCCGATACCGGAACCCGCGTCTACCGGACGGATCAGCAGGGGGAGATTCAGCTCAGAGTGGGCAAGGAGGGCATCACTGTACGTCATCAGCTCACCTCCTACTCAGACTAA
- a CDS encoding ComEA family DNA-binding protein, producing the protein MDKRMIICAITAALLGGGLVWAADHRAQDAGIAGWSTLNTGMAQALGVADEGEAGSAAAGADGGSSADGAAGGSVAAGGSMASGAAGVEEAGNGTAGSGVVGGAVTGGGTAGSGVTGGEIAGGGTAGSGNVGGNQAGGNAALTGGGTAGGGAAGGSVTGGNTAGSGATGGSMAGAAGSGVVGGAVTGGGTAGAGAASAGIAGAADAGGPGGAAGSGGASGAAAATAGAAGIAAPAAADGRINVNTADAKALMDLPGIGEKKAQAIIDYRTSKGAFRSANELGKVKGIGPKLLEKLKPLVTF; encoded by the coding sequence ATGGATAAAAGAATGATCATCTGCGCCATCACCGCCGCGCTGCTGGGCGGTGGCCTGGTGTGGGCTGCAGACCACAGAGCACAGGACGCCGGCATCGCCGGATGGTCGACACTGAACACCGGAATGGCGCAGGCGCTGGGAGTGGCGGACGAAGGTGAGGCCGGCAGTGCAGCCGCCGGGGCTGATGGCGGGAGTTCCGCGGACGGGGCAGCTGGCGGGAGTGTGGCGGCGGGTGGAAGTATGGCAAGTGGAGCGGCAGGCGTTGAGGAAGCTGGTAACGGTACGGCCGGTAGTGGAGTTGTTGGTGGTGCGGTCACCGGTGGCGGAACGGCGGGGAGTGGAGTAACAGGTGGCGAGATTGCTGGTGGCGGAACGGCGGGGAGTGGAAATGTTGGCGGGAATCAGGCTGGTGGTAATGCCGCGCTCACTGGTGGCGGAACAGCAGGGGGTGGAGCGGCTGGGGGGAGTGTAACAGGTGGTAATACAGCGGGGAGTGGAGCAACTGGCGGGAGTATGGCAGGTGCAGCGGGTAGCGGAGTTGTTGGCGGTGCGGTCACTGGTGGCGGAACAGCAGGCGCTGGAGCGGCAAGTGCCGGGATAGCGGGGGCGGCAGACGCAGGAGGACCCGGAGGAGCGGCAGGAAGCGGCGGTGCAAGTGGAGCGGCGGCTGCAACAGCTGGAGCCGCTGGCATTGCAGCCCCGGCAGCAGCTGACGGACGGATCAATGTGAATACAGCCGATGCCAAAGCCCTCATGGATCTGCCGGGCATCGGAGAGAAGAAGGCGCAGGCGATTATCGACTACCGCACCAGTAAGGGAGCCTTCCGCAGCGCGAACGAGCTAGGGAAGGTGAAGGGCATCGGCCCCAAGCTGCTGGAGAAGCTGAAGCCTCTCGTGACTTTTTAA
- a CDS encoding AI-2E family transporter: MEEWFRSKWLRWMTGVLLSLIILYFVWLLRPMLNGVFLFLKAILAPFLAAMIISYVLNPVVTMLSRRKMPRSVAVLLIYAVFLTSLAVILINLIPMFMKQLEELNEHLPEMTLHAQGLMKGMNSRLIPPGVETGMNNWFYQLENRLAEGISYFLNNIASTIGLLFNAFIVPFLVFYILKDFEVFERMVVSCLPRSRRKSIVMLLKDIDEALGNYIRGQFLVCIIIGVLAYIGYAIIGMPYALLFACVVAVFNIIPYMGPFLGAAPAIVMASTLSWRLVLLVAVVNTLCQMLESNVISPQVVGRKLHLHPLLIIFALLVGGEIAGMIGLILAVPFFAAAKVVIQHIIGYYIRRRPA, from the coding sequence ATGGAGGAGTGGTTCCGCAGTAAATGGCTCCGCTGGATGACCGGCGTGCTGCTCTCACTGATTATTCTATATTTTGTCTGGCTGCTCCGTCCGATGCTGAATGGGGTATTCCTGTTTCTAAAAGCGATCCTGGCCCCGTTCCTGGCCGCCATGATTATCTCCTATGTACTGAATCCGGTGGTCACTATGCTCTCCCGGAGAAAAATGCCGCGCAGCGTAGCCGTCCTGCTGATCTATGCAGTGTTCCTGACCTCACTTGCGGTGATTCTGATCAATCTGATCCCGATGTTCATGAAACAGCTGGAGGAGCTGAACGAGCATCTGCCGGAGATGACGCTGCACGCGCAGGGGCTGATGAAGGGCATGAATTCCAGGCTGATTCCGCCCGGGGTAGAGACGGGAATGAATAACTGGTTCTATCAGCTGGAGAACCGCCTGGCCGAAGGCATCTCCTACTTCCTTAATAATATCGCTTCGACCATTGGCCTGCTGTTCAACGCATTCATTGTGCCTTTTCTCGTGTTCTATATTCTGAAGGACTTCGAGGTGTTCGAACGGATGGTGGTATCCTGTCTGCCCCGTTCGCGCCGCAAGTCGATTGTGATGCTGTTAAAAGACATTGATGAAGCGCTCGGCAACTATATCCGCGGGCAGTTTCTCGTCTGCATCATCATCGGCGTGCTCGCTTATATCGGCTACGCGATTATCGGCATGCCTTATGCGCTGCTGTTCGCCTGTGTTGTCGCGGTATTCAACATTATTCCTTATATGGGTCCGTTTCTGGGGGCGGCCCCGGCCATTGTAATGGCCTCAACCTTGTCGTGGCGCCTTGTCCTGCTGGTGGCGGTGGTGAACACCCTGTGCCAAATGCTGGAGAGTAACGTGATCTCTCCTCAGGTTGTAGGACGGAAGCTGCATCTGCATCCGCTGCTGATCATCTTCGCGCTGCTGGTCGGCGGGGAGATCGCCGGAATGATCGGACTGATTCTGGCTGTTCCTTTCTTCGCTGCTGCTAAGGTGGTTATTCAGCATATCATCGGCTATTATATCCGCAGAAGGCCGGCTTGA
- a CDS encoding extracellular solute-binding protein, whose translation MKVRSPLLLLLLILSGCSWHSTEYSQPPASPQSTAPHFDVKEGKYDPPVDLYTVGSVNPNLNFIKGESLEHNVHTAWAEKRLGIRIRYLWTISGTSETYANKLRLELAKGNMPDIVTTRDADIIQELIDSGQFMEVGDLFEQHASEVWKKAVAEDASAWNPFMRGAHRYAIPIMDYEYNSDPLLWVRQDWLDKLHMKAPQTLDELEQVMDAFVNQDPDGNGIKDTYGLSVGFRNGPSTWMGDSSWVFGAYGTVPEQWNRRSDGTLEYGSIQPEARKAVQLMKQWMQRGYLSADSAWLDEEGAANQFISGKAGIIAGPYWMRGWPLSSLTKSDAKARVRAIAVPSGPGGLTMRRGTLPVNGAILINKKMKHPEIFFTYQNYLFDSYATSTGEFAHGLAEGYDWTMAGGQPSAQSSALPLGGIRVASYTLTFDGARIPSGVIREIPKDIAPVLLGQKEASRKEQFTGPPTATMKRDGELLKKLEQKSFIKIIFADSPLEEFDEFVHKWNTYGGLTETMEVNAWDQSSR comes from the coding sequence ATGAAAGTCCGTTCCCCGCTGTTGCTGCTGCTCCTGATCCTGTCAGGCTGCTCCTGGCACAGCACCGAATATAGTCAGCCGCCGGCTTCACCGCAGAGTACAGCCCCTCACTTCGATGTTAAGGAAGGCAAATATGATCCTCCGGTAGACCTGTATACGGTCGGCTCCGTGAACCCCAATCTGAATTTCATCAAAGGGGAGAGCCTGGAGCACAACGTACATACAGCCTGGGCCGAGAAGCGGCTCGGCATCCGAATCCGGTATCTATGGACGATCTCCGGCACCTCAGAGACCTACGCCAACAAGCTGAGGCTGGAGCTGGCCAAAGGCAATATGCCCGACATTGTAACGACCAGAGATGCCGATATTATCCAGGAGCTGATTGATTCAGGGCAATTCATGGAAGTCGGCGACCTGTTCGAGCAGCATGCGTCCGAGGTATGGAAGAAGGCTGTTGCCGAGGATGCCTCGGCATGGAACCCCTTCATGCGCGGCGCGCACAGGTATGCCATTCCCATTATGGATTATGAATATAACTCCGATCCGCTGCTCTGGGTCCGCCAGGATTGGCTGGACAAGCTCCATATGAAAGCCCCGCAGACCCTGGATGAGCTGGAGCAGGTCATGGATGCCTTCGTCAACCAGGACCCGGACGGCAATGGGATCAAGGATACCTACGGCCTCTCGGTTGGATTCCGCAATGGCCCCAGCACCTGGATGGGAGACAGCAGCTGGGTGTTCGGCGCCTATGGTACGGTTCCTGAGCAGTGGAACCGCCGGAGTGACGGCACCCTGGAGTACGGCTCCATCCAGCCCGAAGCAAGGAAGGCTGTCCAGCTCATGAAGCAATGGATGCAGCGCGGTTATTTGAGCGCTGACAGTGCCTGGCTGGATGAAGAGGGCGCGGCGAACCAGTTCATCTCCGGCAAGGCGGGTATCATTGCCGGACCCTACTGGATGCGCGGCTGGCCCCTGTCCTCCTTGACCAAGAGTGACGCCAAGGCGCGTGTCCGGGCAATTGCCGTCCCTTCGGGACCGGGCGGCCTCACCATGAGAAGAGGGACCCTGCCTGTCAACGGTGCCATTCTGATCAATAAGAAGATGAAGCATCCTGAAATCTTTTTTACGTATCAGAATTATTTGTTCGATTCATACGCTACCTCGACCGGTGAATTCGCTCATGGTCTTGCAGAGGGCTATGATTGGACCATGGCGGGCGGCCAGCCGAGCGCCCAATCTTCGGCGCTGCCGCTGGGCGGCATCCGCGTAGCCTCGTACACGCTAACCTTCGACGGGGCCCGGATTCCCTCCGGGGTCATCCGGGAGATCCCGAAGGACATTGCCCCTGTGCTGCTGGGCCAGAAGGAGGCTTCCCGCAAGGAGCAGTTCACGGGACCTCCGACAGCGACGATGAAGCGCGACGGCGAGCTGCTGAAGAAGCTGGAGCAGAAAAGCTTCATCAAAATCATCTTCGCGGACAGCCCGCTTGAAGAATTCGACGAATTCGTGCACAAGTGGAACACCTACGGCGGACTTACTGAAACTATGGAGGTCAATGCCTGGGACCAGAGCAGCCGCTAG
- a CDS encoding deoxycytidylate deaminase, producing MTVAYRKNWDTYFMDIACMVSTRSRCPRRHVGAVLVQGKKLLGTAYNGAPMGVPDCSEAGCMVSEQYEREMIDGVETMVKKQRCIRTIHAEQNLLLFTDRSDREGSTVYVTDEPCWTCANMLANSGIVEIVYLRPYKKDMEKVQAMLSSKGIVFRQLENYEPPKETMISISE from the coding sequence ATGACTGTGGCTTACCGCAAGAACTGGGATACATACTTCATGGATATTGCCTGCATGGTCTCCACCCGTTCGCGCTGTCCCCGCCGCCATGTCGGCGCGGTGCTGGTGCAGGGGAAGAAGCTGCTGGGTACGGCCTATAATGGTGCACCGATGGGCGTTCCTGACTGCTCGGAAGCAGGCTGTATGGTCTCTGAGCAATACGAGCGTGAGATGATTGACGGTGTAGAGACAATGGTCAAAAAGCAGCGCTGCATCCGCACAATCCATGCGGAGCAGAATCTGCTGCTGTTCACCGACCGGAGCGACCGGGAAGGCAGTACGGTCTACGTGACGGATGAACCCTGCTGGACCTGTGCCAATATGCTGGCTAACAGCGGAATCGTTGAGATTGTCTACCTGCGTCCTTACAAGAAAGACATGGAGAAGGTGCAGGCGATGCTCTCCTCCAAAGGAATCGTGTTCCGCCAATTGGAGAACTACGAGCCGCCTAAGGAAACGATGATTTCGATATCTGAGTAA